In Vicingus serpentipes, the following are encoded in one genomic region:
- a CDS encoding MBL fold metallo-hydrolase — MKVTFLGTGTSQGVPVIACDCDVCLSENEKDKRLRSSILIEEKNQTIVIDTGPDFRQQMLRENVQQLDAVVFTHEHKDHIAGLDDVRAFNFKQKKDMPIYATDEVQEGLKREFFYAFADKKYPGVPLLELKTIGSESFRIGNVEFIPIDVWHYKMPVKAFRINNFTYITDANRIEESEKEKIKGSEIIVINALRKEPHISHFTLDEAIELLKELNPKKAYLTHISHLLGKHELVNQELPEFIEIAYDGLIIDC; from the coding sequence ATGAAAGTTACGTTTTTAGGAACAGGAACATCACAAGGAGTACCAGTTATTGCTTGTGACTGTGATGTGTGCCTTTCTGAAAACGAAAAAGATAAACGATTAAGAAGTTCTATTTTAATCGAAGAAAAAAATCAAACGATTGTTATTGATACTGGACCAGATTTTAGACAGCAAATGCTTCGTGAAAATGTTCAGCAATTAGATGCGGTAGTTTTTACTCATGAGCACAAAGATCATATTGCAGGTTTGGATGATGTTAGGGCATTTAATTTTAAGCAAAAAAAGGATATGCCAATCTATGCAACTGATGAAGTTCAAGAGGGATTAAAAAGAGAATTTTTTTATGCTTTTGCAGATAAAAAATATCCAGGAGTGCCTTTGTTGGAGTTAAAAACTATCGGTTCTGAATCTTTTAGAATTGGAAATGTTGAATTTATTCCAATTGATGTTTGGCATTATAAAATGCCAGTAAAAGCATTTCGTATAAACAACTTTACATACATTACCGATGCTAATAGGATAGAAGAGAGTGAAAAAGAAAAGATAAAAGGTTCGGAAATTATTGTAATAAATGCGTTGCGAAAAGAACCTCACATTTCTCATTTTACGCTTGATGAAGCTATTGAATTGTTAAAAGAATTAAATCCTAAAAAGGCTTATTTAACTCATATTAGTCATTTACTTGGTAAGCATGAATTGGTTAATCAAGAATTACCCGAATTTATTGAGATAGCTTATGATGGTTTAATCATCGATTGTTAA
- the glmM gene encoding phosphoglucosamine mutase: MTLIKSISGIRGTIGGNPNEGLTPLDIVKFTSAFGSWIKQRNKNGKTKIVIGRDARISGEMVQHLVVGTLQGLGIDVVDLDFSTTPTVEVAVSMENANGGIILTASHNPKQWNALKLLNEKGEFISGEDGEEVLTMAEQSAFSYADVDDLGTYIKDDTYLQKHIQAVLDLPLVDVDAIKSKNFKVAIDCVNSTGGIFLPALLKALGVDNVLEIFCEPNGQFPHNPEPLPENLTEIASQIKAQKADVGFVVDPDVDRLAIVSENGYMFGEEYTLVAVGDYIMKNTPGNAVSNLSSTRALRDVTEKNGGTYYASAVGEVNVVNMMKAQNAVIGGEGNGGIIYPELHYGRDALVGIALFLTHLAKSNMTCSELRNSYPNYFISKNKIELTPEINVDDILVKMEEKYKNEQVNTIDGVKIDFASEWVHLRKSNTEPIIRIYSESNSMESADALANKIIADIKAII, translated from the coding sequence ATGACATTAATAAAATCAATTTCAGGTATAAGAGGAACAATTGGAGGTAATCCAAATGAAGGTTTAACTCCTTTGGATATAGTTAAGTTTACTTCTGCTTTTGGTTCATGGATAAAGCAAAGAAACAAAAACGGTAAAACCAAGATTGTGATTGGTAGAGATGCTCGTATTTCTGGAGAAATGGTTCAGCATTTAGTTGTAGGAACTTTACAAGGATTAGGAATTGATGTTGTTGATTTAGATTTTTCAACAACACCAACTGTTGAAGTTGCTGTATCAATGGAAAATGCTAATGGAGGTATTATTCTAACGGCTAGTCATAATCCAAAGCAATGGAATGCCCTAAAACTTTTAAATGAAAAAGGCGAATTTATTTCAGGTGAAGATGGTGAAGAAGTTCTAACAATGGCAGAGCAAAGTGCATTTAGCTATGCTGATGTTGATGATTTAGGAACTTACATAAAAGATGATACCTATTTACAAAAACACATTCAAGCAGTTTTAGACTTGCCTTTAGTAGATGTTGATGCAATTAAAAGTAAAAACTTTAAAGTAGCAATTGATTGTGTAAACTCTACAGGAGGAATCTTTTTACCAGCTTTATTAAAAGCATTGGGTGTTGATAATGTTTTAGAAATTTTTTGCGAACCAAATGGTCAATTTCCTCATAATCCAGAACCATTACCAGAGAATTTAACTGAGATTGCTTCACAAATAAAGGCTCAAAAAGCTGATGTAGGATTTGTTGTTGATCCAGATGTTGATCGACTAGCTATAGTATCTGAAAACGGTTATATGTTTGGAGAAGAATATACATTAGTAGCTGTCGGTGATTATATTATGAAAAACACACCAGGTAATGCAGTATCTAACTTGTCATCTACAAGAGCATTAAGAGATGTAACGGAGAAAAACGGAGGTACTTATTATGCATCAGCAGTAGGAGAGGTAAATGTGGTAAATATGATGAAAGCCCAAAATGCAGTAATTGGAGGAGAAGGAAATGGAGGGATTATTTATCCTGAATTACATTATGGAAGAGATGCTTTAGTTGGAATTGCTTTATTTCTAACACACTTAGCAAAATCAAACATGACTTGTTCGGAATTAAGAAATTCTTACCCAAACTATTTTATTTCTAAAAACAAAATTGAATTAACACCAGAAATTAATGTTGATGATATTTTGGTTAAAATGGAAGAGAAGTACAAGAACGAACAAGTAAATACAATTGACGGGGTAAAAATAGATTTTGCCAGCGAATGGGTTCATTTACGAAAATCAAACACAGAGCCTATTATTAGAATTTATTCTGAAAGTAATTCGATGGAATCAGCAGATGCTTTAGCAAATAAAATTATAGCTGATATTAAAGCGATAATTTAA
- a CDS encoding cysteine desulfurase family protein has product MKIYLDNAATTPIDPQVVQAMLPILENNYGNPSSIHSLGRESRVIIEQARKKVASFINAAPSEIFFTAGGTEADNMVLRSAVNDLGVNHIITSPLEHHAVIDTAEHLGSGETVKLSLVKHDAKGHVDLVYLEELLADNKDKKTLVSLMHANNEIGNKISLEKVNALCKKYGAYFHSDTVQTMCHYKFDVRELGVDFLTCSAHKFHGPKGVGFLFINQDVQIKPIITGGAQERNMRAGTENIYGIVGLTKAMEIANENIEEHQNHIQGLKTYMIEQLEKQVPGISFNGDPKGESLYTVLNVTFPNSEMDEMLLYNFDIEGICVSGGSACSSGSNIGSHVLRGINADMTKPAVRFSFSKFNTKEELDITLNVIKELFSINA; this is encoded by the coding sequence ATGAAAATATATTTAGATAACGCAGCAACTACTCCTATCGATCCTCAAGTTGTACAAGCAATGCTTCCAATTTTAGAAAATAATTATGGGAATCCATCTTCAATTCACTCTTTAGGAAGAGAGAGTAGAGTTATTATTGAGCAAGCGAGGAAAAAAGTAGCATCATTTATAAATGCTGCGCCCTCAGAAATATTTTTTACAGCTGGAGGTACCGAGGCAGATAATATGGTTTTAAGAAGTGCTGTTAACGATTTGGGTGTTAACCATATCATTACTTCACCATTAGAGCACCATGCAGTAATTGATACTGCTGAACATCTAGGCAGTGGAGAAACTGTTAAATTAAGTTTGGTTAAGCATGATGCAAAAGGTCATGTTGATTTAGTTTATTTAGAAGAACTTTTAGCCGATAATAAAGACAAGAAAACATTGGTTTCATTGATGCATGCTAACAATGAAATAGGAAATAAAATATCGCTTGAAAAAGTAAATGCTCTGTGCAAAAAATATGGAGCCTATTTTCATTCTGACACAGTACAAACAATGTGTCATTATAAATTTGATGTAAGAGAGTTGGGTGTAGATTTTTTAACTTGCTCTGCGCATAAATTTCATGGGCCTAAAGGAGTTGGGTTTTTATTTATAAACCAAGATGTACAAATAAAACCAATAATAACAGGAGGAGCCCAGGAAAGAAATATGCGCGCTGGAACTGAAAATATTTATGGTATTGTGGGTTTAACTAAGGCAATGGAAATAGCAAATGAAAACATAGAGGAACATCAAAATCATATACAAGGTCTAAAAACCTATATGATAGAACAACTAGAAAAGCAAGTTCCAGGAATTTCATTTAATGGAGATCCAAAAGGAGAGAGTTTATACACTGTTTTAAATGTAACTTTTCCGAATAGCGAAATGGATGAAATGCTTTTATATAATTTTGATATAGAAGGAATTTGTGTTTCTGGAGGTAGTGCTTGTTCTTCTGGAAGTAATATTGGTTCTCACGTATTAAGAGGAATTAACGCAGATATGACCAAACCAGCTGTTCGTTTTTCGTTCAGTAAATTCAATACAAAAGAAGAGTTGGATATAACATTGAATGTAATAAAGGAATTATTTTCCATAAATGCTTAA